In the genome of Cyanobacteria bacterium FACHB-DQ100, one region contains:
- a CDS encoding glycoside hydrolase gives MPHPLHVAFIWHQHQPLYKSRGDANYYAPSEGQYRLPWVRLHGTKDYLDLVLLLERYPKLHQTVNLVPSLMMQIEDYVAGTALDPYLTATVTPVEQFDRALKEFVIEHFFDANRHTLIAPHPRYVELYEQRQDRGRGWCLEHWNALDFSDLLAWHNLAWIDPLFWDDPEIAAWLEQGKGFTLSDRQRIIAKHREIMSRIIPQHRKMQEAGQLEVTTTPYTHPILPLLADTNSGRIAVPNMTLPESRFQYPADIERHLRKAWLMYEDRFGRSPRGLWPSEQSVSPEMLPYVAKQGFNWLCSDEAVLGWSLKHFFHRDETGNVYDPEKLYRPYRLETPAGDLAIVFRDHRLSDLIGFTYSAMEPKRAVSDLVGHLEAIARSLKPNNDQPWLVTIALDGENCWEFYPQDGKPFLEMLYQTLSDHSEIKLVTVSEFIEQFPPTETIAADQLHSGSWVDGSFTTWIGDPAKNRAWDLLTAARQTLANHPEATEENNPEAWEALYAAEGSDWFWWFGEGHSSNQDAMFDQLFREHLAALYRSLNEPVPENVRRPVEVHEARGDSAPQGFIHPAIDGRGDEQDWDKAGRLEVGGARGTMHQSSSIQRLWYGVDHLNFYLRLDLQTGVQIGKDIPPELNLFWYYANQPMHNSPIPLVDVPNQAPLNYHFHHHLGVNLLTQTIWLQEAGEHFRWQSKASRAQLGVDRCVEIAIPWADLQVQPDYSLQLIAVFSEGGRYRQVLPEDEVIAIVVP, from the coding sequence ATGCCGCATCCGCTCCACGTTGCATTTATCTGGCATCAACATCAACCTCTCTACAAAAGCCGAGGGGATGCCAACTATTACGCTCCGTCTGAAGGGCAATATCGCTTACCCTGGGTACGTCTTCATGGCACAAAAGATTATCTCGATTTAGTGTTGCTTCTGGAGCGCTATCCGAAATTGCATCAGACGGTGAACCTAGTGCCATCTCTGATGATGCAGATTGAGGACTATGTGGCAGGAACGGCACTCGATCCGTATCTGACGGCAACGGTTACGCCTGTAGAGCAGTTTGATCGCGCTCTCAAGGAATTCGTGATTGAGCATTTCTTTGATGCGAATCGCCATACGTTGATTGCGCCGCATCCGCGTTATGTAGAGCTTTACGAACAGCGACAAGATCGCGGACGAGGTTGGTGTCTAGAGCATTGGAATGCTCTAGATTTTAGTGATTTACTCGCGTGGCATAACTTAGCGTGGATTGATCCACTGTTTTGGGATGACCCAGAGATTGCGGCTTGGTTAGAGCAGGGGAAAGGCTTTACGTTGAGCGATCGACAGCGCATTATCGCAAAACATCGCGAAATCATGAGCCGCATTATTCCGCAGCATCGCAAAATGCAGGAAGCGGGACAACTTGAGGTGACGACGACTCCTTACACGCATCCGATCTTGCCGTTGTTGGCAGATACCAATTCGGGGCGGATTGCGGTTCCGAATATGACGCTGCCCGAATCGCGGTTTCAGTATCCGGCGGATATTGAGCGGCATTTGAGAAAAGCATGGCTGATGTATGAGGATCGATTTGGTCGATCGCCGCGTGGGTTGTGGCCCTCAGAACAGTCGGTCAGTCCTGAGATGCTGCCGTATGTGGCGAAGCAGGGCTTTAATTGGCTGTGTTCGGATGAAGCGGTTTTAGGCTGGTCGCTGAAACACTTTTTCCACCGGGACGAAACCGGGAATGTTTATGATCCTGAAAAGTTGTATCGTCCGTATCGATTGGAAACACCTGCGGGAGATTTAGCGATCGTCTTCCGCGATCATCGGTTGTCGGATTTGATTGGCTTTACGTATAGTGCAATGGAGCCAAAACGAGCGGTTAGTGATTTAGTGGGGCATTTGGAGGCGATCGCGCGATCGTTGAAACCGAACAATGATCAGCCCTGGTTAGTGACGATCGCATTAGACGGTGAAAACTGTTGGGAATTCTATCCACAAGACGGTAAGCCGTTCTTGGAAATGCTTTATCAAACGCTGAGCGATCACTCTGAGATCAAATTAGTGACCGTTTCAGAGTTTATTGAGCAATTCCCGCCGACTGAGACGATTGCAGCCGATCAGCTTCATAGTGGCTCGTGGGTGGATGGAAGTTTCACTACTTGGATCGGAGATCCAGCGAAGAATCGAGCTTGGGACTTGCTGACTGCTGCAAGGCAAACCTTGGCAAATCATCCTGAAGCAACGGAGGAGAATAATCCTGAAGCTTGGGAAGCACTCTACGCAGCAGAAGGATCAGATTGGTTTTGGTGGTTTGGAGAAGGACATTCCTCGAATCAGGATGCCATGTTTGATCAATTGTTTCGAGAGCATTTAGCGGCGTTGTATCGATCGCTGAATGAACCCGTTCCTGAGAATGTGCGTCGTCCGGTCGAAGTGCATGAAGCGCGGGGCGATAGTGCACCACAAGGATTTATTCACCCCGCGATCGACGGTCGCGGAGATGAGCAGGATTGGGACAAAGCGGGACGACTTGAAGTCGGCGGTGCGCGGGGAACCATGCACCAAAGTAGTTCAATTCAGCGACTCTGGTATGGTGTGGATCACTTGAATTTTTATTTGCGCTTGGATTTACAGACCGGAGTGCAAATCGGGAAAGATATTCCACCAGAGCTGAATCTCTTCTGGTACTACGCGAATCAACCGATGCACAATAGTCCCATCCCATTAGTTGATGTTCCAAATCAAGCGCCTTTGAACTATCACTTTCATCACCATTTGGGTGTGAATTTGCTGACTCAAACGATTTGGTTGCAGGAAGCAGGTGAACATTTCCGGTGGCAGTCGAAAGCAAGCCGCGCTCAATTGGGAGTCGATCGCTGTGTTGAAATTGCGATTCCGTGGGCAGACCTGCAAGTCCAGCCGGATTACTCGCTGCAATTGATTGCGGTGTTTTCGGAAGGGGGACGGTATCGGCAAGTGTTGCCAGAAGATGAAGTGATTGCGATCGTGGTTCCATAA
- a CDS encoding 50S rRNA methyltransferase, translating into MQKPPTSQVIFTASPEFAQVALNEIQQSDRGSKLLQWLDQGVGLIQLDTLDFRDLAPRILKTKAAFIRHLCPVNDKIPLEITQLRAAIAAQIPLFDRAETLSIQVRSSIKNINRSELRNALVDDLINAGLKVEAKDPVQIISIFCDSTTAYLGFSNASDNLSNWAGGMHRFAHEDEQISRAEFKLLEAIDVFNLNLPTAGLALDLGASPGGWTRILRKLGLSVVAVDPGDLAESLRLDSNITHHRQLVQQYLPNCRDRFDLIVNDMRMDAVDSAKNMIAASKTLKEDGMAIMTLKLPSKGVKSVINNAIALLEDHYEVIGIRNLFHNRQEVTVAMRTAPE; encoded by the coding sequence ATGCAAAAGCCCCCAACTTCTCAAGTTATCTTCACGGCATCACCCGAATTTGCTCAAGTTGCATTGAACGAAATTCAGCAAAGCGATCGAGGCTCAAAATTGCTGCAATGGCTTGATCAAGGAGTGGGCTTAATTCAATTAGACACTCTAGATTTCCGCGATTTAGCACCCCGAATTCTAAAGACAAAGGCTGCATTCATTAGACATCTTTGCCCGGTGAATGACAAAATTCCGCTTGAAATTACACAGTTAAGAGCGGCGATCGCGGCTCAAATCCCTTTGTTCGATCGAGCTGAAACGCTCTCGATTCAAGTTCGTTCTTCTATTAAAAACATCAATCGATCTGAACTTAGAAACGCTCTTGTTGATGATTTAATCAATGCAGGCTTGAAGGTGGAAGCAAAAGATCCAGTCCAAATTATTTCAATTTTCTGTGATAGCACAACTGCTTATCTGGGATTTTCTAATGCTTCAGATAACTTGAGCAATTGGGCAGGCGGAATGCACCGATTTGCACACGAAGACGAACAGATTTCTAGAGCCGAATTTAAGTTGCTCGAAGCGATCGATGTTTTCAATCTCAATCTTCCCACCGCAGGATTAGCGCTCGATCTTGGTGCAAGTCCGGGCGGTTGGACAAGAATTCTGAGAAAGCTTGGATTATCCGTGGTTGCCGTTGATCCGGGTGATTTAGCTGAATCGCTGCGCTTGGATTCAAACATCACTCATCACCGTCAGCTTGTACAACAGTATTTACCAAACTGCCGCGATCGCTTTGATCTCATCGTCAATGATATGAGAATGGATGCAGTTGACTCTGCAAAAAACATGATTGCAGCAAGTAAAACGCTTAAAGAAGATGGCATGGCGATCATGACTCTGAAATTGCCCAGTAAAGGGGTAAAGAGCGTGATTAACAATGCGATCGCACTGCTCGAAGACCATTACGAAGTGATTGGAATTAGAAATCTATTTCACAATCGGCAAGAAGTGACAGTCGCGATGCGAACAGCGCCAGAATAA
- the psb28 gene encoding photosystem II reaction center protein Psb28, translating into MAEIQFSRGITEEVIPDVRITRSKDGTNGAATFIFEKPKALEAEKTDSITGMYMIDEEGELLTREVKAKFINGQPAALEATYIMKSVEDWDRFMRFMDRYAESNDLGFTKS; encoded by the coding sequence ATGGCAGAAATCCAATTTTCAAGAGGCATTACCGAAGAAGTGATCCCAGATGTTCGTATAACCCGCTCCAAAGATGGAACCAACGGAGCCGCCACCTTCATCTTCGAGAAGCCAAAAGCGCTAGAAGCTGAAAAGACCGATAGCATCACCGGAATGTACATGATCGACGAAGAAGGCGAACTGCTCACCCGCGAAGTCAAAGCCAAATTTATCAACGGTCAGCCTGCGGCACTCGAAGCCACCTACATCATGAAATCGGTGGAAGATTGGGATCGCTTTATGCGGTTTATGGATCGCTACGCTGAATCCAACGATCTAGGCTTTACAAAGTCGTAA
- a CDS encoding serine/threonine protein kinase, whose product MLSAGQTLYDRYQLQEKLGHGAGRQTWLAMDLTAQSQSVIVKLLAFGEQSQWDDLKLFERESQILRQLDHPRIPKCRDSFSIDDRILWFGLVQDYIPGTSLKQLIQEGKRFSEAEVRQIALEVLTILRDLHGLNPAVLHRDIKPSNLVLGTDQQVYLVDFGAVQDRANVEGATFTIVGTYGYTPIEQFGGRAVPGSDLYALGATLIHLLTGVSPADLPQRQLRIQWRDRVTLPPALADWIDQLTHPDLEQRFQTAHEAIDALNRSETVFSFPPVERPKNTRVQLMRSKKRLEIVIPKHPEEKGLNLPGLIKLGVASLGLTFIVPMIFLILFFGVLSSATWILILGALIFLLFMSPTFQRTYVKFDRREFVVETQRFKTASNRMTGITRDIREVRRDSNGLITITSGPYRTGYRLHQFGEELTDFEQAWVLKEIRSWLKLK is encoded by the coding sequence ATGCTGAGTGCAGGACAAACGCTGTACGATCGCTATCAACTTCAAGAAAAATTAGGTCACGGTGCAGGGCGGCAAACTTGGCTGGCGATGGATTTAACGGCTCAGTCGCAATCTGTGATTGTGAAACTGTTGGCGTTTGGGGAGCAATCGCAGTGGGATGATCTCAAGCTGTTTGAGCGTGAATCTCAGATTTTGCGGCAGTTGGATCACCCACGCATTCCGAAGTGTCGGGATTCTTTTTCGATCGACGATCGCATTCTCTGGTTTGGCTTGGTGCAGGACTACATTCCGGGAACTTCGCTGAAGCAATTAATTCAGGAAGGCAAGCGATTTTCTGAAGCGGAAGTGCGACAAATTGCGCTGGAAGTTCTAACAATTCTGCGCGATTTACATGGTCTCAATCCCGCCGTTCTGCATCGTGATATCAAGCCCAGTAATCTAGTTTTGGGCACGGATCAGCAAGTGTATCTGGTCGATTTTGGAGCGGTGCAGGATCGTGCTAATGTCGAGGGTGCAACCTTTACGATCGTTGGAACTTACGGATATACGCCGATCGAGCAGTTCGGCGGTCGTGCTGTTCCCGGTTCTGATCTCTATGCGTTGGGTGCAACGTTGATTCATTTACTCACCGGAGTCTCCCCAGCCGATTTACCCCAGCGACAGCTTCGGATTCAATGGCGCGATCGTGTCACATTGCCGCCCGCGTTAGCAGATTGGATCGATCAGCTCACCCATCCTGATCTAGAGCAGCGATTCCAGACAGCACATGAGGCGATCGATGCCTTGAATCGTTCTGAAACTGTGTTTTCCTTTCCGCCGGTTGAACGCCCAAAAAATACGCGAGTCCAGCTGATGCGATCGAAAAAACGGCTAGAAATCGTTATTCCCAAGCATCCCGAAGAGAAGGGCTTAAATCTTCCAGGCTTGATCAAGCTAGGCGTTGCATCGCTGGGATTAACGTTTATCGTGCCGATGATTTTCCTGATCCTGTTTTTCGGCGTGCTTAGCTCTGCAACCTGGATTCTCATTTTGGGAGCGCTGATCTTTTTGCTGTTTATGAGTCCGACGTTTCAGCGGACTTATGTCAAGTTCGATCGCCGAGAATTCGTCGTCGAAACTCAGCGCTTCAAAACCGCCAGCAATCGGATGACAGGCATTACCCGCGACATTCGAGAAGTGCGGCGCGACTCAAATGGCTTAATCACAATCACATCAGGGCCGTATCGTACCGGATATCGATTGCACCAGTTTGGCGAAGAACTCACCGATTTCGAGCAGGCTTGGGTACTGAAAGAGATTCGATCGTGGCTGAAGCTTAAATGA
- a CDS encoding AI-2E family transporter, translating to MGLGRWIGFLAFAIALYILWELRQVLLLVFAAVVFATALSSLVKSLQRFGLKRGGAVLISIVTLLVLTALFIGLIVPPFITQFQQLVELVPRGLDRVQSWFDQMQQMVPGYSQYMPGVDDLVRQIQPLATRVVGNFFALFSNALTVLLNILLVLILTIMLLINPQPYRQGFIALFPSFYRRRADRILSLCEVSLVNWIIGILINMVVIGLVSGISLLILGVPLVLANALLAGLLEAIPNVGPVLSVIPPIAVALLDAPWKAVAVLIVYILIQQLEQYLLVPFVMSRQVALLPAVTLISQVVFAIAFGFLGLFLAIPLVIVGQIWIRETLVHDVLDRWRKDELEAELIDAETDLQQLSEAKAGIDSPEETHSDEEGSR from the coding sequence GTGGGACTCGGTAGATGGATTGGGTTTTTGGCGTTTGCGATCGCGCTTTACATTCTGTGGGAGCTTCGCCAGGTGTTGCTGTTGGTGTTTGCGGCCGTGGTGTTTGCGACGGCGCTGAGTAGCTTGGTGAAGTCTTTGCAGCGATTTGGACTCAAGCGCGGCGGAGCGGTGCTAATTTCGATCGTGACGCTGCTGGTGTTAACGGCTTTGTTTATCGGGCTGATTGTGCCACCGTTTATCACTCAGTTTCAGCAGCTAGTCGAACTGGTACCGCGAGGACTCGATCGGGTGCAAAGCTGGTTTGATCAGATGCAGCAGATGGTTCCAGGGTATTCGCAGTATATGCCTGGTGTGGATGACTTAGTGCGGCAGATTCAACCGTTGGCGACTAGGGTTGTGGGAAATTTCTTCGCGCTGTTCTCGAATGCGTTAACGGTACTATTGAATATTCTATTAGTATTAATTTTGACGATTATGCTGTTGATTAATCCTCAACCGTATCGTCAAGGATTCATTGCGCTATTTCCTTCGTTTTACCGGAGACGAGCCGATCGTATTCTTTCACTGTGCGAAGTGTCGCTCGTGAACTGGATTATCGGGATTTTGATCAATATGGTCGTGATTGGGTTGGTGAGCGGAATTTCGCTGCTGATCTTGGGTGTGCCGCTGGTGTTGGCGAATGCGCTTCTAGCGGGACTTTTAGAGGCAATTCCGAATGTCGGCCCAGTGTTGAGTGTGATTCCGCCGATCGCAGTCGCACTTCTCGATGCCCCGTGGAAAGCGGTTGCCGTTTTGATTGTCTACATTTTGATTCAGCAGCTTGAACAGTATTTGCTGGTTCCGTTTGTCATGTCGCGGCAGGTAGCACTTTTGCCCGCAGTAACGTTAATTTCGCAGGTTGTGTTTGCCATTGCCTTTGGGTTTCTCGGTCTGTTTTTAGCGATTCCATTGGTGATTGTGGGACAGATTTGGATACGAGAAACATTGGTGCACGACGTTCTCGATCGCTGGCGCAAAGATGAACTTGAGGCAGAGTTAATTGATGCGGAGACAGACTTGCAGCAACTTTCAGAAGCGAAAGCCGGGATTGATTCACCCGAAGAAACTCACAGCGACGAGGAGGGTTCGCGGTAA
- the rpsD gene encoding 30S ribosomal protein S4, whose protein sequence is MSRYRGPRLRITRRLGDLPGLTRKSARRAYPPGQHGQARKKRSEYAVRLEEKQKLRFNYGVSEKQLLRYVRKARRAAGSTGQVLLQLLEMRLDNTVFRLGMAPTIPGARQLVNHGHVTVNGKVVDIASYNCRPGDVVAVRDRDRSRKLVEANLQYPGLSNLPSHLEFDKNKMTGKVNGVIDREWVALQINELLVVEYYSRQA, encoded by the coding sequence ATGTCGCGATATCGAGGCCCTCGCCTTAGAATCACCCGTCGTCTGGGAGATCTTCCCGGACTCACCCGTAAATCTGCACGCCGCGCCTATCCACCCGGACAACACGGACAAGCGCGTAAGAAACGCTCAGAATATGCAGTTCGTCTAGAAGAAAAGCAAAAGCTTCGCTTCAACTATGGAGTGAGCGAAAAACAACTGCTTCGCTACGTGCGGAAAGCCCGCCGTGCAGCAGGTTCGACTGGACAGGTACTCTTGCAACTGCTGGAAATGCGGTTAGATAACACTGTGTTCCGTTTAGGAATGGCTCCGACGATTCCCGGCGCACGTCAACTAGTGAATCACGGTCACGTTACGGTCAATGGTAAGGTTGTAGACATTGCGAGCTATAACTGCCGTCCGGGAGATGTGGTTGCGGTGCGCGATCGCGATCGCTCTCGCAAATTGGTCGAAGCAAACCTGCAATATCCGGGTTTGTCTAACTTGCCGAGTCATTTGGAGTTCGACAAGAACAAGATGACTGGGAAAGTGAACGGAGTCATCGATCGCGAATGGGTGGCGCTGCAAATTAATGAACTGCTGGTCGTTGAGTATTACTCACGTCAGGCGTAA
- the eno gene encoding phosphopyruvate hydratase: MIDALDTAIESIRAREILDSRGRPTIEAEVTLANGAYGIAQVPSGASTGSFEAHELRDDDKSRYGGKGVLKAVENVETSLAPKLIGLDAINQELVDRTMIAIDGSPNKAALGANAILGVSLATAKAGADALGLPLYRYLGGPLSNVLPVPLMNVINGGAHADNNVDFQEFMIVPVGAPTFREALRWGAEVFASLSKVLHDKGLLTGVGDEGGFAPNLESNQAALDLLISAIEKAGYKPGEQVALALDVAASEFYKDGQYTYDGTAHKPTEMVDYLAQLVSSYPIVSIEDGLHEDDWQHWQLLTEKIGSKCQLVGDDLFVTNITRLQKGIEQKAGNSILIKLNQIGSLTETLQAIDLGARNGFRSIISHRSGETEDTTIADLAVATRAGQIKTGSLCRSERVAKYNRLLRIEDELGDRAVYAGTVGMAPSYK; the protein is encoded by the coding sequence ATGATTGATGCCCTAGACACAGCGATCGAATCCATTCGTGCCCGTGAAATTCTCGACTCACGCGGTCGTCCGACGATCGAAGCCGAAGTCACTCTGGCGAATGGTGCTTACGGAATTGCTCAAGTTCCGAGCGGAGCTTCGACTGGAAGCTTTGAAGCCCACGAACTCCGCGACGACGACAAAAGCCGCTACGGTGGAAAAGGTGTTCTCAAAGCGGTCGAAAACGTTGAAACGTCGCTGGCTCCGAAGTTGATCGGGCTGGATGCCATTAATCAGGAGCTAGTCGATCGCACGATGATCGCAATCGATGGTTCTCCGAATAAAGCAGCTTTGGGCGCAAATGCAATTTTGGGTGTGTCGCTGGCAACCGCAAAAGCAGGTGCAGACGCGCTGGGACTGCCGCTTTACCGCTATCTCGGTGGGCCGTTATCGAATGTATTACCTGTGCCCTTGATGAATGTGATTAATGGTGGTGCTCATGCAGACAACAACGTCGATTTCCAAGAATTCATGATCGTTCCGGTTGGGGCACCGACGTTTCGAGAAGCGCTGAGATGGGGCGCGGAAGTGTTCGCATCGCTCAGTAAAGTGCTGCACGATAAAGGCTTGCTGACGGGTGTGGGTGACGAAGGCGGTTTTGCTCCCAACCTCGAATCGAATCAGGCAGCCCTCGACCTGTTGATTTCTGCGATCGAGAAAGCGGGCTACAAACCCGGCGAACAGGTTGCCCTCGCGCTGGATGTGGCGGCGAGTGAGTTTTACAAAGATGGGCAATACACCTATGATGGAACCGCTCATAAACCCACTGAGATGGTAGATTATCTGGCACAGTTAGTCAGCAGTTATCCGATTGTATCGATCGAAGATGGGTTACATGAAGATGATTGGCAGCACTGGCAGTTATTGACCGAAAAGATTGGTAGCAAATGCCAATTGGTTGGGGATGATTTGTTTGTGACAAATATCACGCGACTGCAAAAGGGAATTGAACAGAAAGCAGGAAATTCAATTTTGATTAAACTGAATCAAATTGGATCACTGACGGAAACGCTACAAGCGATCGATCTCGGTGCGCGGAATGGTTTCCGATCGATCATCAGCCACCGTTCCGGTGAAACCGAAGATACGACGATCGCGGATCTTGCAGTTGCGACCCGCGCGGGACAAATCAAAACCGGATCGCTGTGTCGCAGTGAACGAGTTGCGAAATACAATCGTCTGCTGCGGATCGAAGACGAGTTAGGCGATCGTGCGGTTTACGCGGGAACCGTTGGCATGGCCCCGAGCTACAAATAA
- a CDS encoding NifU family protein, with product MSLTLTPENVETVLDELRPYLISDGGNVELVELDGPIVKLRLQGACGSCPSSTMTLRMGIERRLREMIPEIAEVEQVL from the coding sequence ATGTCTTTGACACTAACGCCCGAAAATGTCGAAACCGTTCTCGATGAGCTGCGTCCGTATTTGATCTCAGACGGCGGCAATGTGGAATTGGTGGAATTGGACGGTCCGATCGTGAAGCTGCGCTTACAAGGTGCGTGTGGAAGCTGTCCGAGTTCGACCATGACGCTGAGAATGGGGATCGAACGCCGCTTGCGCGAGATGATTCCAGAAATTGCTGAAGTCGAACAAGTTTTGTAG
- a CDS encoding MogA/MoaB family molybdenum cofactor biosynthesis protein, translated as MSHQPHPDKAAIAVSCAVITVSDTRTIETDRSGQLIQSLLKQSGHTIAHYAIVPDEPDQIRAQFVNLFAVDAVILSGGTGIAPRDTTYDAIEQLLEKTLPGFGEIFRSLSYAEIGSRAIASRAIAGVYSNKLIFSLPGSSNAVKLAVEQLILPELVHLVTQLKK; from the coding sequence ATGTCGCATCAGCCCCACCCGGATAAAGCTGCGATCGCCGTTTCCTGTGCCGTGATTACCGTCAGTGACACCCGCACGATCGAGACCGATCGCAGTGGTCAACTGATCCAATCGCTGCTCAAACAATCCGGTCACACAATCGCGCATTATGCGATCGTGCCCGATGAACCTGATCAGATTCGTGCTCAATTCGTCAATCTATTCGCTGTCGATGCGGTGATTCTCAGTGGTGGAACAGGCATCGCCCCAAGAGACACCACCTACGACGCGATCGAACAACTCCTCGAAAAAACGCTGCCCGGATTCGGGGAAATCTTTCGATCGCTGAGCTATGCCGAGATCGGATCAAGAGCGATCGCATCGAGAGCGATCGCCGGAGTTTATTCAAACAAGCTGATTTTTTCGCTCCCCGGCTCATCGAATGCGGTAAAACTGGCAGTAGAGCAACTGATTTTGCCGGAATTAGTGCATCTGGTCACTCAATTGAAAAAATAA
- a CDS encoding DUF3386 domain-containing protein, translating to MTTTVQTDARALFQAAYENRYTWDENFPGYTADVTYREGDKTYHAKCRINADFTFDVTDIEEGEGKKAIHGQVWEIAVHRVRRAFEETHGKNTFTLGATDPDGGVEILVGGKSEGDRYKVRNNEVSLVHRHIHGVVVTINTFSSHDTGNGYLSHRYDSIYSDPKTGAVKGARSEFEDLYEQIGGYYILTSRTITTEQHKSEFLFTNVQLLERV from the coding sequence ATGACCACCACTGTGCAAACCGATGCGCGTGCCTTGTTTCAGGCTGCTTACGAAAATCGGTACACCTGGGACGAAAACTTCCCCGGTTATACGGCAGACGTGACTTACCGCGAAGGCGACAAAACTTACCATGCAAAATGTCGCATTAATGCCGATTTCACTTTTGATGTGACTGACATCGAAGAGGGAGAAGGTAAAAAGGCAATTCACGGTCAAGTTTGGGAAATTGCAGTTCACCGGGTTCGTCGGGCGTTTGAAGAAACGCATGGGAAGAACACGTTTACATTAGGTGCAACTGATCCCGATGGAGGCGTTGAGATTTTAGTAGGTGGTAAGTCGGAAGGCGATCGCTACAAGGTTCGCAACAATGAAGTGAGTCTCGTTCACCGCCATATTCATGGAGTGGTTGTGACAATTAACACCTTTAGTAGTCACGACACTGGAAATGGCTATTTGTCGCACCGCTATGATTCGATTTACAGCGATCCGAAAACGGGAGCTGTCAAAGGTGCGAGGAGTGAGTTTGAAGATCTTTACGAACAAATTGGCGGATATTACATTCTGACGAGCCGCACCATTACAACTGAGCAGCATAAGAGCGAATTTCTGTTTACGAATGTGCAGCTATTAGAGCGGGTATAA